A stretch of the Rhodothermales bacterium genome encodes the following:
- the fbp gene encoding class 1 fructose-bisphosphatase: protein MSSDRRQFEMGAFKTLEQFIIERQEQVSESTGAFSRLLRDISVAAKLVNWHMRRAGIVDVFGATGEINVQGETQQVMDSLAHKEFVRALKRGGECCLIGSEEHSEAIPIRANGNSDGQYIVLMDPLDGSSNIEVNVSVGTIFSIYRLSEEFPEPTLEAALQPGSEQVAAGYIVYGSSTMLVYTTGHGVNGFTLDPAIGEFLLSHPDITTPRDGKMYSINEGNYNSFEDGLKAHIKWMQNEDAGLGHPLSTRYIGSFVADFHRNLLMGGLYIYPATHKNPDGKLRLMYEANPLAFIVEQAGGAASTGRERILDVVPRKLHQRTPLYIGSLDMVRTAEEFLSGKRTYKPESLAK, encoded by the coding sequence ATGTCATCGGATCGTCGTCAGTTCGAGATGGGGGCGTTCAAGACGCTCGAGCAGTTCATCATAGAGCGTCAGGAGCAGGTCAGTGAGTCAACGGGTGCCTTCTCGCGCCTGCTGCGCGACATCAGCGTGGCAGCCAAGCTGGTGAACTGGCACATGCGCCGGGCCGGTATTGTCGATGTTTTCGGGGCAACGGGTGAGATCAATGTCCAGGGCGAGACGCAGCAGGTCATGGACTCCCTGGCGCACAAGGAGTTCGTCCGGGCACTGAAACGAGGAGGGGAGTGCTGCCTGATCGGGTCGGAGGAGCACTCGGAGGCCATCCCCATTCGTGCAAATGGAAACAGCGACGGTCAATATATCGTGCTCATGGATCCACTGGACGGCTCATCCAACATCGAGGTGAACGTATCGGTGGGTACGATATTCAGCATCTACCGCCTGTCGGAAGAGTTTCCGGAACCCACGCTGGAAGCCGCTCTGCAGCCGGGCTCGGAACAGGTTGCCGCAGGATACATCGTCTATGGATCGTCCACGATGCTGGTGTACACGACCGGGCACGGGGTCAACGGCTTTACACTCGATCCGGCCATCGGCGAATTCCTCCTCAGCCACCCGGATATAACGACGCCGCGCGACGGCAAGATGTATTCCATCAATGAAGGCAATTACAACTCGTTCGAGGATGGTCTGAAAGCCCACATCAAGTGGATGCAGAACGAAGACGCCGGGCTGGGTCACCCCCTGAGTACGCGATACATTGGATCGTTCGTTGCCGATTTCCATCGGAATCTGTTGATGGGTGGGCTGTACATCTATCCGGCTACGCACAAGAATCCCGATGGCAAGCTGCGTTTGATGTACGAAGCCAATCCTTTGGCTTTCATCGTGGAGCAGGCAGGTGGCGCCGCATCCACCGGTCGCGAACGGATCCTGGACGTGGTACCGAGGAAACTGCATCAGCGGACGCCCCTGTACATCGGCAGTCTGGACATGGTGCGTACGGCCGAGGAATTCCTGTCCGGCAAGCGGACCTACAAGCCTGAATCGCTGGCCAAGTGA